A section of the Pseudomonas sp. Q1-7 genome encodes:
- the dnaG gene encoding DNA primase, protein MAGLIPQGFIDDLLNRTDIVEVVGARVQLKKAGKNYTARCPFHNEKTPSFSVSPDKQFYYCFGCGAGGNALGFVMDHDHLDFPQAVEELAKRAGLDVPREDGGRSNRPRQPTDSPLYALLTAASDYYRHALKQHPTRKAAVEYLKGRGLSGEIARDFALGFAPPGWDNLLKHMGGDSLQQKHMIDAGLLIENAETGKRYDRFRDRVMFPIRDSRGRIIAFGGRVLGDDKPKYLNSPETPVFHKGQELYGLFEARKHNRNLDEIMVVEGYMDVIALAQQGLRNAVATLGTATSEEHIRRLFRLVPNILFCFDGDQAGRKAAWRALEATLPALEDGRRARFLFLPEGEDPDSLVRQEGTDAFRARITQHAQPLADYFFQQLTLEADPTSLEGKAHLATLAAPLIERIPGANLKVLMRQRLAEITGLNSEALGQFARSASTNVGSGNPDHSDDSYYESFSGYDNQQFEPDHSHYFEQSAAPQGSWQKEERRKDDWKKDGKKWNKGRDDFKRPPRTEVKVESPTLTALRTLLHHPSLAQKVEDASHFAAEDDTYAQLMVSLVEAVQKNPKLRSLQLIARWHGTEQGRLLRALAEKEWLISDDNLEQQFFDTITRLSARQRERRLENLLRKARQSELSAEEKDQLRDLLSRNTSPLTPTSTGA, encoded by the coding sequence ATGGCCGGCCTGATCCCCCAAGGCTTCATCGACGACCTGCTGAACCGCACCGACATTGTCGAAGTGGTGGGCGCGCGCGTGCAGCTGAAAAAGGCCGGCAAGAACTACACCGCGCGCTGCCCCTTCCATAACGAGAAGACCCCGTCCTTCAGCGTCAGCCCGGACAAGCAGTTCTACTACTGCTTCGGCTGCGGCGCCGGCGGCAATGCCCTTGGCTTCGTCATGGACCACGACCACCTGGATTTCCCCCAGGCGGTCGAGGAACTGGCCAAGCGCGCCGGACTGGACGTTCCGCGGGAAGACGGCGGCCGCAGCAACCGGCCACGCCAACCCACGGATTCACCGCTCTACGCCCTGCTCACGGCGGCATCGGACTACTACCGCCACGCCCTGAAACAGCACCCCACCCGCAAAGCCGCGGTGGAGTATCTCAAAGGCCGCGGCCTGTCCGGCGAGATTGCCCGCGACTTCGCCCTGGGCTTCGCCCCGCCCGGCTGGGACAACCTGCTCAAGCACATGGGCGGCGACAGCCTGCAGCAGAAGCACATGATCGACGCGGGCCTGCTGATCGAAAACGCCGAGACCGGCAAGCGCTATGACCGCTTCCGCGACCGGGTGATGTTCCCGATCCGCGACAGCCGTGGCCGCATCATTGCCTTCGGCGGCCGGGTGCTGGGCGACGACAAGCCCAAGTACCTGAACTCTCCCGAGACCCCGGTATTCCACAAGGGACAGGAGCTCTACGGGCTGTTCGAGGCCCGCAAGCACAACCGCAACCTCGACGAGATCATGGTCGTCGAAGGCTACATGGACGTCATCGCCCTGGCCCAGCAGGGCCTGCGCAACGCCGTCGCCACCCTGGGCACCGCCACCAGCGAGGAACATATCCGCCGCCTGTTCCGCCTGGTGCCGAACATCCTGTTCTGCTTCGATGGCGACCAGGCCGGTCGCAAGGCCGCCTGGCGCGCACTGGAAGCCACCCTGCCAGCCCTCGAAGACGGCCGCCGCGCACGCTTCCTGTTCCTGCCCGAAGGCGAAGACCCGGATAGCCTGGTCCGCCAGGAAGGCACCGACGCCTTCCGCGCACGCATCACCCAGCACGCCCAACCGCTGGCCGACTACTTCTTCCAGCAATTAACCCTGGAAGCCGACCCGACCTCCCTGGAGGGCAAGGCCCACCTGGCGACCTTGGCCGCACCGCTGATCGAGCGCATACCTGGCGCCAACCTCAAGGTTCTCATGCGCCAGCGCCTGGCCGAGATCACCGGCCTCAATAGCGAAGCTCTCGGCCAATTCGCTCGAAGCGCGTCGACCAACGTCGGCAGCGGCAACCCCGACCACTCGGACGATTCCTATTACGAGTCCTTTTCCGGCTACGACAACCAACAGTTCGAACCGGACCACTCGCACTACTTCGAGCAGTCGGCCGCTCCGCAGGGCAGCTGGCAGAAGGAGGAGCGGCGCAAGGACGACTGGAAGAAGGACGGCAAAAAGTGGAACAAGGGCCGCGACGACTTCAAGCGCCCACCGCGCACCGAAGTGAAGGTGGAATCGCCCACCCTGACCGCGCTGCGCACCCTGCTGCACCATCCGTCATTGGCGCAGAAAGTGGAGGATGCCAGCCATTTCGCGGCTGAAGACGACACCTACGCCCAGCTCATGGTGTCGCTGGTGGAGGCCGTCCAGAAGAATCCGAAACTGCGCTCGCTGCAATTGATCGCCCGCTGGCACGGCACCGAACAGGGCCGTCTACTGCGGGCGCTGGCGGAAAAGGAATGGCTGATTTCCGACGACAACCTTGAACAACAGTTTTTCGACACTATAACTAGGTTGTCGGCTCGCCAGCGGGAACGCCGCCTGGAAAATCTGCTGCGGAAAGCACGGCAAAGCGAACTCAGCGCAGAGGAAAAAGATCAGCTGCGCGACCTTCTCAGCCGCAACACGTCTCCCCTGACTCCGACCTCAACTGGCGCGTAA
- the folK gene encoding 2-amino-4-hydroxy-6-hydroxymethyldihydropteridine diphosphokinase — MSLTRIYLGLGSNIERERNLTAGLEALAGFLREIECSPVFESLPVGIKSGNFFNFVVTALTDLPLHELDRRLKVIEADNGRYAPGRKGLPLDIDVLLYGDRVGNFDGLVLPRPEILKNAFVLWPLALLAPEVRHPGEGSTFAELWEQAAIAQSLWPASFSWRGAELTPAALRQAFPLASL, encoded by the coding sequence ATGTCGCTGACACGCATCTATCTTGGCCTCGGCAGCAATATCGAGCGCGAGCGCAACCTGACCGCAGGGCTCGAAGCCCTGGCTGGCTTCCTGCGTGAGATCGAGTGCTCGCCGGTGTTCGAGAGCCTGCCCGTGGGCATCAAAAGCGGGAATTTCTTCAATTTCGTGGTGACCGCCCTCACCGATCTGCCTTTGCACGAGCTGGATCGCCGACTGAAGGTGATCGAAGCGGACAACGGCCGTTATGCGCCGGGACGCAAGGGCCTGCCGCTGGATATCGACGTGTTGCTGTATGGCGATCGCGTGGGCAATTTCGACGGCCTGGTGCTGCCGCGCCCGGAAATCCTGAAGAACGCCTTCGTGCTCTGGCCCCTCGCGCTGCTGGCGCCCGAGGTGCGGCATCCGGGTGAAGGGAGCACCTTCGCTGAGCTCTGGGAGCAGGCGGCCATCGCGCAGTCGCTCTGGCCGGCATCCTTCAGCTGGCGAGGCGCGGAGCTGACTCCGGCCGCCCTGCGTCAGGCCTTTCCGCTGGCTTCCTTGTAA
- the rpsU gene encoding 30S ribosomal protein S21, protein MPAVKVKENEPFDVALRRFKRSCEKAGVLAEVRSREFYEKPTAERKRKAAAAVKRHAKKVQREQRRRERLY, encoded by the coding sequence ATGCCAGCCGTCAAAGTTAAAGAGAACGAACCCTTCGACGTAGCCCTGCGTCGCTTCAAGCGCTCCTGCGAAAAAGCCGGCGTACTGGCCGAAGTCCGCAGCCGTGAGTTCTACGAGAAGCCCACCGCCGAGCGCAAGCGCAAAGCCGCCGCCGCGGTCAAGCGTCACGCCAAGAAAGTGCAGCGCGAGCAGCGCCGCCGCGAGCGCCTGTACTGA
- the plsY gene encoding glycerol-3-phosphate 1-O-acyltransferase PlsY — protein MFWLLATLAYLLGSLSFAILLSRLFGTGDPRAQGSGNPGATNMLRVAGKKLAVLTLFGDLFKGLLPVLVAHFCGFDTQQQAWIGLAAVVGHLYPLYFRFRGGKGVATAAGMLLGLYPPAALLAICTWLLTFYLTRTSSLAALIATPLTLPLLAWQQPGALLPMTVLTGLIVWRHRGNLRDLFAGRERHF, from the coding sequence ATGTTTTGGCTGCTGGCGACTCTCGCCTACCTGCTCGGATCGTTGTCCTTCGCCATTCTGCTCAGCCGTCTGTTCGGCACGGGCGACCCACGTGCCCAGGGCTCCGGCAACCCTGGCGCCACCAACATGCTGCGGGTGGCGGGCAAGAAACTGGCGGTTCTGACCCTGTTCGGCGACCTGTTCAAGGGCTTGCTGCCGGTACTGGTCGCCCACTTCTGCGGTTTCGACACCCAGCAACAGGCCTGGATCGGCCTCGCCGCGGTAGTCGGTCACCTGTATCCGCTGTACTTCCGTTTCCGTGGCGGCAAGGGCGTCGCCACCGCTGCCGGCATGCTGCTGGGGCTCTATCCCCCGGCCGCCCTGCTGGCCATCTGCACCTGGCTGCTGACCTTCTACCTGACCCGCACCAGCTCGCTGGCGGCCCTGATCGCCACACCGCTGACCCTGCCGCTGCTGGCCTGGCAACAGCCCGGGGCGCTCCTGCCGATGACCGTTCTGACCGGACTCATCGTCTGGCGCCATCGCGGCAATCTACGCGACCTTTTCGCCGGACGCGAACGGCATTTCTGA
- the tsaD gene encoding tRNA (adenosine(37)-N6)-threonylcarbamoyltransferase complex transferase subunit TsaD, protein MLVLGLETSCDETGVALYDSEKGLLADALFSQIDLHRVYGGVVPELASRDHVKRLLPLLREVLDESGRTPEDIDGIAYTAGPGLVGALLVGASCAQALAFAWGVPALGVHHMEGHLLAPMLEEQPPQFPFVALLVSGGHTQLVRVDGIGRYQLLGESVDDAAGEAFDKTAKLIGLGYPGGPEIARLAQSGTPGRFKFPRPMTDRPGLDFSFSGLKTFALNTWQQCREAGDDGEQTRCDIALAFEQAVVETLTIKCKRALKQTGLKRLVIAGGVSANHSLRQSLGKMLGELKGEVFYARPRFCTDNGAMIAYAGCQRLLAGQQEGPAIAVQARWPMEQLPAV, encoded by the coding sequence ATGCTAGTGCTGGGGTTGGAAACCTCCTGCGACGAAACCGGCGTCGCTCTATACGACAGTGAGAAAGGCCTGTTGGCCGACGCGCTGTTCAGTCAAATCGACCTGCATCGGGTGTACGGCGGTGTCGTGCCCGAACTGGCGTCCCGTGATCACGTCAAGCGCCTGCTGCCGCTTCTGCGCGAGGTGCTGGACGAGTCCGGCCGCACGCCGGAGGACATCGACGGTATCGCCTACACGGCCGGTCCCGGCCTGGTAGGGGCGCTGCTGGTGGGCGCTTCCTGCGCCCAGGCACTGGCCTTCGCCTGGGGAGTGCCGGCGCTCGGCGTGCACCATATGGAAGGGCATTTGCTGGCGCCCATGCTGGAAGAGCAGCCGCCGCAGTTCCCGTTCGTCGCCCTGCTGGTTTCCGGCGGTCATACGCAATTGGTGCGGGTCGATGGTATCGGCCGCTACCAGTTGCTTGGCGAGTCGGTGGATGACGCCGCCGGTGAGGCGTTCGACAAGACGGCCAAGCTGATCGGCCTCGGCTACCCCGGTGGTCCGGAGATCGCCCGCCTGGCGCAGAGCGGCACGCCCGGCCGCTTCAAGTTCCCCCGGCCGATGACCGACCGTCCTGGCCTGGATTTCTCCTTCAGCGGTCTCAAGACCTTCGCCCTCAATACCTGGCAGCAGTGCCGCGAGGCTGGGGACGACGGCGAGCAAACCCGTTGCGACATCGCTCTGGCCTTCGAGCAGGCGGTGGTGGAGACTCTCACCATCAAGTGCAAGCGCGCCCTCAAGCAGACCGGCCTCAAGCGCCTGGTGATCGCTGGCGGTGTCAGCGCCAACCACTCGCTGCGCCAGTCCCTGGGCAAGATGCTGGGCGAGTTGAAGGGTGAAGTGTTCTATGCGCGGCCGCGCTTCTGCACCGATAACGGCGCGATGATTGCCTACGCCGGGTGCCAGCGTCTGTTGGCCGGGCAGCAGGAGGGGCCGGCGATTGCCGTGCAGGCGCGTTGGCCGATGGAGCAGTTGCCCGCTGTCTGA
- the folB gene encoding dihydroneopterin aldolase has product MDTVFIEGLEVDTVIGAYDWERSIRQCLRLDLQLGWDNRPAAESDDLDKALDYAAVSQRIQAFAAEAQFLLVETFAERLVAALMAEFGIPWVRLKLHKPGAVPAASSVGVEIERGCR; this is encoded by the coding sequence GTGGACACGGTTTTCATCGAGGGTCTGGAGGTTGACACCGTAATCGGTGCCTACGATTGGGAACGCAGCATTCGCCAGTGCCTGCGCTTGGACCTGCAGTTGGGCTGGGACAACCGTCCCGCCGCCGAGAGTGATGACCTCGACAAGGCGCTCGACTATGCCGCCGTTTCCCAGCGCATCCAGGCCTTTGCCGCCGAAGCCCAGTTCTTGCTGGTGGAAACCTTTGCCGAGCGTCTGGTCGCCGCATTGATGGCCGAGTTCGGCATCCCCTGGGTCCGCCTGAAACTGCACAAGCCCGGCGCCGTCCCAGCGGCCAGCAGCGTTGGCGTGGAGATCGAGCGCGGATGTCGCTGA